From the Clostridium cagae genome, the window ATCAATAAAATATAAGTTGTTATTTGAAAGAAGTATATTTGAACAATTAAGATCATTGTGACATAAACCTATAGTTGGATTATTATTTAGAACAAATTCTAGATAATTTAATTTTTTTGAAAGTGTATCAATATAATTAGGTAAAGAGATATTAAATTTTTTACATAAATCAATTCTAGTTTTTATATGATTAAAAGGTTCGAAGAGCTTTTCACAATTTAAATTATGAAGTTCTTTTAATCTTTTAGTCAATTTGTTAATAAAATTAATAGATGAGAATTCATCTTCAGTAGGCATGTTACCCTTTATCCAAGGGAGAATCATATTACCACTTTTGATAGAAAAATAATAGGGTTTAGGAGTTAAACTAATAGTAGAAGCTTTATTTATAATTTGCAATTCAGTTGTTCTATCATGATCTAAATATAGATTGGTACAAATTCTAATAAAAAAATCATCACCATTATATGAAACTTTATAGTTATTATTATTAAGTCCACCAATTTTTTTTACAGAGGTAATGAGATTAGTATTCCAATTAGTATTTTGTTTTAATAAAAATAATAACTCTTCATTCATTTAAAGTATTCTCCTAATTTATTTATATAAAATAATAAAAGATTATAACAAAAAAAACTAGAAAAGGGAATAAGAAATTTTTGCAAAGTTTAATAAAGGATTAATTGTTGTTAATTGTGAATTAATGTAATTGTTTAAATTAAGACGGTTTTAGAAGAAAAAATTTTGTTTGACAAGTAATATATTCAACGATATAATCAGTATGAAAATTAAACTGTATAAGGTGTTTTATTGACTTAATAGAGAATTGGGTGAAAATCCCAAACTATCCCAGTAACCGTGAAACTGACGAAATTCTTAAATATACCACTGTAAAATCCGGGAAGGTGAGAAAAGTAGGATGAAGTAAAGTCGGGAGACCTGCCATATATGGAATTTATATTATCTTCTGAGGGTGAGATAATAAATATTTATTAATTTATTGTTGTGCTTAATAAAGATATAAACTACAACTAATATAAAATTTTTAGTATGTATTTTTAGAGCTACTCTCAAGAAGGGTGGCTCTTTTTTGAGTTAATATGATTTTTAACCGATAATTATTAAGTTGCCCTGAAGAATATTTTTTAGGAGGAATAGAAATGAAATACAAAAGAAAACTCATACCATTATTAATGGTTCTAGCAATGTTTATGTCAGTTTTAGTAGGATGTACTGAAAAAACAACTACTATGCATGATAGAGAAGGTAATGAATTTGTAGCACCTAAAGAAATTAATAAAATAATTTCAACAGCACCATCAAATACAGAGGTATTAATGGCATTAGGCTTAGGTGATAGATTAATTGCAATAGATAAGTACTCAAC encodes:
- a CDS encoding choline kinase family protein is translated as MNEELLFLLKQNTNWNTNLITSVKKIGGLNNNNYKVSYNGDDFFIRICTNLYLDHDRTTELQIINKASTISLTPKPYYFSIKSGNMILPWIKGNMPTEDEFSSINFINKLTKRLKELHNLNCEKLFEPFNHIKTRIDLCKKFNISLPNYIDTLSKKLNYLEFVLNNNPTIGLCHNDLNCSNILLSNNNLYFIDYEYSAMGDVFWDLATISWLLDDNCRKDLLIQYFGYYKEEDYKKLLDFLYVVKFYNATWALLKTKDPNNDYDYLNGANIIFEDLRQNS